ATGAAGAACCTTTTGCCATAATCAATCCGGAAATAACCAAACGGGAAGGGGAAAGGGAAATCATGGAAGCATGCTTGAGTATCCCGGGTTATGAGGGTCTTGTAAAGCGTTCAATAATGGTTACTGCCAAGGGGCTGAACGAGAATGGCAAACAATTAAGGATCAAAGCTTCCGGGTTATTGGCTCAGGCTCTTGAACATGAAATTAATCATCTTGATGGTATTTTATATCCTGACCTCATTGAAGATAAAGATAAACTTTTTGAAACAGATTACACTTGCGAGCAAATCACTACAAGGGGCGAAATTGAAACTCAATAATCCGAAGCCGCTACTATTTCAATCGGATTTTGATGGCACCATCACAGTTGAGGATATCAGCTTCTTGATACTAGACGAATTCGCCAAGGGTGACTGGAGAAGTATCCTTGAAGATTACAAAAGCTCTCGCATCACTGTAGGAGAGTTCAACAAAAGGGCATTCGCGCTGGTCAATGAACAACAAACCATTCTTGAAGACTATGTAATTAACAACTACCAGCTAAGGCCTGGATTCAAAGAACTTGTAGAGTTTTGTGCCTATCATAGCATTCGCTTTGTTATTATAAGCAACGGCTTGGATTTCTATATTCGCGCAATTTTAAAACACATGCAAATGGAAAATGTTCAAGTCTATTCAGCCAAAACCGTGTTTGGTAATCGTCATCTGGAAACGGAGTATTTCAGTCCTGATGGAAATCCGATTGATGACGGCTTTAAGGAATCTTATTCACGCTTTTTTATCGCTAGTGGTTACGATATCATCTATGCTGGTAACGGGGCCTCAGATGCTCCTGCGGCACGCTTGGCACGGCACGCGTTTGCTACTGACAGTCTGAAAGTAAAAATGAAAGAACTGGGTAAAGACTTTTACCCGTTCCAAAATTTGTATGAAATTGCTACCAGATTAAAAGGTTTGATTATTAGCTAAACTCTGGGGCCGAAAATTTTACTTCCAATACGCACAATATTTGCCCCTTCTTCAATTGCCACTCGATAAGAA
The Dehalococcoidales bacterium DNA segment above includes these coding regions:
- the def gene encoding peptide deformylase produces the protein MAALKVLTAPDPILKNKSVRIPEIDRSIKRLIGDMIETMQIEGGVGLAAPQIGKNIRLIVLQMPDEEPFAIINPEITKREGEREIMEACLSIPGYEGLVKRSIMVTAKGLNENGKQLRIKASGLLAQALEHEINHLDGILYPDLIEDKDKLFETDYTCEQITTRGEIETQ
- a CDS encoding MtnX-like HAD-IB family phosphatase translates to MKLNNPKPLLFQSDFDGTITVEDISFLILDEFAKGDWRSILEDYKSSRITVGEFNKRAFALVNEQQTILEDYVINNYQLRPGFKELVEFCAYHSIRFVIISNGLDFYIRAILKHMQMENVQVYSAKTVFGNRHLETEYFSPDGNPIDDGFKESYSRFFIASGYDIIYAGNGASDAPAARLARHAFATDSLKVKMKELGKDFYPFQNLYEIATRLKGLIIS